From one Formosa sediminum genomic stretch:
- a CDS encoding UvrD-helicase domain-containing protein: MELGTTFTIYDASAGSGKTFTLVKAYLTILFKSQSHFQFKNILAITFTNKAVFEMKERIIKTLKEFSNPSVLNGENDMFNLLCHDLNVQPEALHSKAKVLLHTIIHNYAAFEISTIDGFTHRIIRTFAHDLKLPLNFEVDLDSDTLLQKAVDRLIAKAGTTKEITDVLVQFALEKADDDKSWNIALDLYKIAKLLINENDIPYLEVLKDKTLSDFNTLKKQLRTDIKASEAAITELALEVLDLLKTNGIEFADFTGKYAPSYFKKLSEGDFNVNFNTAWQTKIDSHSLYPARVKNNADLAGTLDRLQPKIADYFYKTKELIYALKFTITIRKNLTQLSVLNAINQELTALKVEENKMLISEFNTLISNEIAAQPTPFIYERLGEKFNHYFIDEFQDTSTMQWQNLIPLISEAIDAHDIEKDPGSLMLVGDAKQAIYRWRGGKAEQFIELSDPDFSTNPFNTSKTLETLDTNFRSFKEIIRFNNSFFDYLSDVAFSNTTYSKLYKRASQNIKNPNTGYVNLTFLDLKNEDSTQLYAEHVYRTIQSCLANGYQLKDICILVRKTKNAVSTAQYLTAQKVPIISSELLLIKQAPEVIFITHLATLLFQPKNAEIKAEILYFLANTYKIEDKHAFFTAHISLDNEALFSSFEQFNIFSNASALIQLPMFDMFETLVREFNIVTHSNAYIQYFLDVVLEFTQKKNSDIFGFLDYFEAKIDKLSIVSPEGQDAVQIMTIHKSKGLEFPVVIFPFADLNIYEDIEPKEWFPLKSDDFNNFPVTLLDYNKTNFEAFGKDGEIISEKHQSELELDSLNLLYVALTRPVEQLYIISSLALDNNQKVNTKLYSGLFIDYLMQQQLWNSDTYTYQFGDPIKNTKSEHSENLLDKPKQLNLEFITTAKKDHNIKIIANSGYLWDTKQQDAIEKGNLIHNLMAKIKTTADVTLVLNDAEQSGLITKPQLDELQDVILQIVTHQELQLYFTSQNIIYTERDIINKDGSILRPDRLVITPNREVIIIDYKTGTELEKHKQQLVQYQDCLERMHYRVVKKILIYINEEIQICYV, translated from the coding sequence ATGGAACTCGGTACAACTTTCACTATTTATGATGCCTCAGCTGGAAGTGGAAAAACATTTACGCTTGTAAAAGCGTATTTAACAATCTTATTTAAATCTCAAAGTCATTTTCAATTTAAGAACATTTTAGCAATAACCTTTACAAATAAGGCCGTGTTTGAAATGAAGGAGCGTATTATAAAAACGCTTAAAGAGTTTTCTAATCCCTCGGTTTTAAATGGTGAGAATGATATGTTTAATTTGTTGTGTCATGACTTAAATGTACAACCAGAAGCTTTGCATAGTAAAGCAAAAGTTTTATTGCATACAATCATTCATAATTATGCGGCATTTGAAATTTCGACTATTGATGGATTTACTCATCGTATAATAAGAACATTTGCACACGATTTAAAATTACCTTTAAACTTTGAAGTCGATTTAGATTCTGATACGTTACTACAAAAAGCAGTAGATCGCTTAATAGCAAAAGCAGGGACTACTAAAGAAATTACAGATGTACTAGTGCAATTTGCTTTAGAGAAAGCAGACGACGATAAAAGTTGGAATATTGCTTTAGATTTATATAAGATAGCCAAACTTTTAATTAATGAGAATGACATTCCGTATTTAGAAGTATTAAAAGATAAAACGTTGTCCGATTTTAATACGCTTAAAAAGCAATTAAGGACAGATATTAAAGCTTCTGAAGCAGCAATAACAGAGCTCGCATTAGAGGTTTTAGATTTACTAAAAACTAATGGAATAGAATTTGCTGATTTTACAGGGAAATATGCACCTTCATATTTTAAAAAATTAAGTGAAGGCGATTTTAATGTAAATTTTAATACCGCTTGGCAAACTAAGATTGATTCGCACTCTTTATATCCAGCACGTGTAAAAAATAATGCAGATCTAGCAGGAACATTAGATCGGCTTCAACCAAAAATTGCAGATTATTTTTATAAGACTAAAGAGTTAATTTATGCATTAAAATTTACAATAACAATACGTAAAAACTTAACACAGCTTTCCGTTTTAAATGCCATTAATCAAGAATTAACTGCATTAAAAGTTGAAGAAAATAAAATGTTGATTTCAGAATTTAATACCTTAATAAGTAATGAAATTGCAGCGCAACCCACACCTTTTATTTACGAACGTTTGGGGGAGAAGTTTAATCATTACTTTATAGATGAATTTCAGGATACTTCTACCATGCAATGGCAAAATTTAATTCCGTTAATTTCTGAAGCCATAGATGCACACGATATTGAAAAAGACCCGGGATCTCTCATGCTTGTGGGCGATGCTAAGCAGGCCATTTACAGATGGCGTGGTGGTAAAGCCGAACAATTTATAGAATTATCAGATCCAGATTTCTCAACCAACCCATTTAATACATCAAAAACATTAGAGACATTAGATACTAATTTTAGAAGTTTTAAAGAAATTATAAGATTTAATAATTCTTTTTTTGATTACTTATCGGATGTCGCTTTTAGTAACACCACTTACAGTAAACTCTACAAGCGTGCTAGCCAAAATATAAAAAACCCAAATACAGGATATGTTAACCTCACTTTTTTAGATTTAAAAAACGAAGATAGTACGCAACTCTATGCAGAACATGTGTATCGTACTATACAATCTTGTCTTGCTAACGGATATCAGTTAAAAGATATATGCATATTGGTGCGTAAGACTAAAAATGCGGTCTCAACAGCACAATATTTAACAGCACAAAAAGTGCCTATAATTTCTTCTGAATTGTTATTAATAAAGCAAGCTCCAGAAGTTATATTTATCACGCATTTAGCAACACTTTTATTTCAGCCTAAAAATGCTGAAATAAAAGCAGAAATTTTATATTTCTTAGCCAATACATACAAAATTGAAGATAAACATGCTTTTTTTACAGCGCATATTTCGCTAGATAATGAGGCCTTATTTTCTAGTTTTGAGCAGTTCAATATATTTAGTAATGCAAGTGCATTAATACAATTACCAATGTTTGATATGTTTGAAACTTTGGTAAGAGAATTTAATATTGTTACACATTCTAATGCCTATATTCAGTACTTCTTAGATGTTGTTTTAGAGTTTACTCAGAAAAAAAATTCAGATATATTTGGATTCTTAGATTATTTTGAAGCTAAAATAGATAAACTAAGTATAGTCTCTCCAGAAGGTCAGGATGCAGTACAGATTATGACTATACATAAGTCTAAAGGGTTAGAGTTTCCGGTTGTTATTTTTCCCTTTGCCGATTTAAATATATACGAGGATATAGAGCCTAAAGAGTGGTTTCCTTTAAAATCAGATGATTTCAATAATTTCCCTGTTACGTTATTAGATTATAACAAAACTAATTTTGAAGCTTTTGGTAAAGACGGAGAAATTATAAGTGAAAAACATCAGTCCGAATTAGAATTAGATAGTTTAAACCTTTTATATGTTGCGTTAACACGTCCGGTAGAACAGCTTTATATAATTAGCAGTTTGGCATTAGATAACAATCAGAAAGTAAATACAAAACTGTATAGTGGTTTGTTTATAGATTACTTAATGCAGCAACAACTGTGGAACTCCGATACGTATACGTATCAATTTGGTGATCCAATAAAAAATACCAAATCAGAACATTCTGAAAATCTTTTAGATAAACCTAAACAACTTAATTTGGAGTTTATAACAACCGCAAAAAAAGATCATAATATTAAAATTATAGCAAATAGCGGGTATTTATGGGATACGAAACAACAAGATGCAATTGAAAAAGGAAATCTTATACATAATTTAATGGCAAAAATAAAAACCACAGCAGATGTTACATTGGTGTTGAACGATGCAGAACAGTCTGGACTTATAACAAAACCGCAGTTAGACGAGCTTCAAGATGTTATTTTACAAATTGTAACGCACCAAGAATTGCAATTGTATTTTACATCGCAAAATATTATTTATACAGAACGCGATATCATTAATAAAGATGGCTCTATATTAAGACCAGACCGATTAGTTATAACACCAAACAGGGAGGTTATTATTATAGATTACAAAACAGGAACAGAATTAGAAAAACATAAGCAACAGCTAGTGCAATACCAAGACTGTTTAGAACGCATGCATTATAGAGTTGTAAAAAAAATACTGATATATATTAATGAAGAAATTCAAATTTGCTATGTCTAA
- a CDS encoding OmpA family protein translates to MKNLSRLLFAMLLVFGFSNTYAQDENNPWAIGFGVNAVDFYPNGDGAPFGEGFGDEYFNVGDHWNILPSLSTISVARHITGGLSFGVTGSINKIENYGEESVSDLSYYGLDGTFKYGFLNTSVFNPFVGVGGGYTWVDEIGAGTINGSLGFNVWFTDNIGLTLQSSYKHAFEDYLDSHFQHSAGITIKFGGKDTDKDGVYDKNDACPDVFGLAMFNGCPDTDGDGIEDSKDSCPNEAGTAEFNGCPDTDGDGVADPDDACPEVAGLKELNGCPDADGDGVADGDDKCPNEAGPAENNGCPWPDKDGDTVIDKDDKCPDIPGTVANNGCPELSEAVQKSLNEYAKTILFDTGKSSIKAHSEEVLKNIIDILKEYPNAKFTVEGHTDSSGSDSLNMKLSESRALSVKDYLVKNGIDEFRLSSKGYGETKPIDSNKTRAGRANNRRVEINLVK, encoded by the coding sequence ATGAAAAATCTTAGCAGATTATTGTTCGCAATGTTGCTGGTATTTGGTTTTAGCAACACTTATGCGCAAGATGAAAACAACCCTTGGGCGATTGGCTTTGGAGTAAATGCAGTCGATTTCTATCCTAACGGAGATGGAGCCCCTTTCGGTGAAGGATTCGGAGACGAATATTTTAATGTAGGAGATCACTGGAACATTTTACCTTCTTTATCAACTATTTCTGTAGCACGTCACATCACAGGTGGTTTGTCTTTTGGAGTAACAGGATCTATTAATAAAATCGAAAATTACGGAGAAGAGTCAGTTTCTGATTTATCTTACTACGGACTTGATGGTACGTTTAAGTATGGTTTCTTAAATACTAGCGTATTCAATCCTTTCGTTGGTGTTGGTGGAGGTTACACTTGGGTCGACGAAATTGGAGCAGGAACTATTAACGGGTCTTTAGGATTCAACGTATGGTTTACTGATAACATCGGTCTTACATTACAATCTTCTTACAAACATGCTTTTGAAGATTACTTAGATTCTCACTTCCAACATTCAGCTGGAATTACAATTAAATTTGGAGGAAAAGACACTGATAAAGATGGTGTATACGACAAAAACGATGCTTGTCCAGATGTATTTGGTTTAGCAATGTTTAATGGTTGTCCTGATACAGACGGAGATGGTATTGAAGATAGTAAAGATTCTTGTCCAAACGAAGCTGGTACTGCAGAATTTAACGGATGTCCTGATACAGACGGAGACGGTGTAGCTGATCCTGATGATGCTTGTCCAGAAGTTGCTGGGTTAAAAGAATTAAACGGTTGTCCTGATGCTGATGGCGATGGTGTTGCTGATGGAGATGATAAATGTCCAAACGAAGCAGGTCCTGCTGAAAACAATGGATGTCCTTGGCCAGATAAAGATGGTGACACTGTAATTGATAAAGATGATAAGTGTCCAGATATTCCTGGTACTGTTGCAAACAACGGATGTCCAGAATTATCTGAAGCTGTTCAAAAATCTTTAAATGAATATGCTAAAACTATCTTATTCGATACAGGTAAATCTTCTATTAAAGCTCACTCTGAAGAAGTATTAAAAAACATTATCGATATCTTAAAAGAATATCCTAATGCTAAATTTACTGTTGAAGGTCACACTGATAGTTCAGGATCTGATTCTTTAAACATGAAGTTATCTGAATCTAGAGCATTATCTGTAAAAGATTACTTAGTGAAAAATGGTATCGATGAATTTAGATTATCTTCTAAAGGATACGGTGAAACTAAGCCAATCGATTCTAACAAAACTAGAGCTGGTAGAGCTAATAACAGACGTGTTGAAATTAACTTAGTTAAATAA
- a CDS encoding PD-(D/E)XK nuclease family protein has translation MTTFIEEVIINLQEKGLNLSELKFILPSKRAGTFLKHQLSRSTKTTMFAPEILSIEDFVESISGLKTVSNTELLFQFYNTYTTLHTEPNPDSFEVFSKWAQILLQDFNEIDRYLIPQDKIFDYLGAIQELKHWSLETEKTDFVKNYLAFWNKLNAYYTHFTNHLLENKLGYQGLVYRQAEAHVNTYIKEHKIQHVFLGFNALNTAEESIIQHILEHTDALIYWDIDKMFYENPVHDAGLFTRQHAKKWNYFKTHPFHWVTENYKNNKTINVVGVPKNIGQAKYIGNILKTLQTPENKLESTAIVLGNEDLLLPLLNSIPEYIKKLNVTMGFPLKSIPLASLFESLFNLHKNNPKAFYYKDVISILSHQFIRLLLLDNQIDHATKLIETIQSNNIVFITSSELMELSDVFKPVLTLLFESWGNSAAKALSNSKAFILVLKNHLNKSKDEQILSLEYTYKFHELFNELDRLNTTYNYFQSISSLHQVYKELLSSETLDFQGEPLQGLQIMGMLESRVLDFKTVIISSVNEGVLPAGKSNNSFIPLDVKLENKLPTFKEKDAVYTYHFYRLLQRAEHVYILYNTEPDALAGGEKSRFITQLELEHVHTLNHAIATPTVNLVEHKLKTVSKSPLVIQRLKEIAKRGFSPSSLTSYMRNPMDFYFQKVLKIKEYDEVEETVAANTLGTVVHNTLEDFYKPLEGMQLTVEHITEMKTKIATTVLHHFKMTYNEGDISTGKNLISFEIAKRYVLNFLNAELKAINAGRVIKIIAIEADFKQVEINIPELDFPITIGGKVDRVDEYDGTTRIIDYKTGKVSQSQVEIIDWEELTTDYDKYSKPFQILCYAYMMQSLGILQYPIEAGIVSFKNLNAGFLKFTKKDKSGKGATKITAIDQQTIQLFEEQLKRLVLDIFNENIDFEEKEVSH, from the coding sequence ATGACAACTTTTATAGAAGAGGTTATTATTAACCTACAAGAAAAAGGACTTAACCTTTCCGAATTAAAATTTATTCTTCCAAGTAAACGTGCAGGTACATTCTTAAAGCATCAACTTTCAAGATCGACTAAAACAACCATGTTTGCTCCAGAAATATTAAGTATTGAAGATTTTGTTGAATCTATTTCTGGATTAAAAACAGTCTCTAATACAGAGTTATTGTTTCAATTTTATAACACTTATACTACATTACATACAGAACCTAACCCAGATTCTTTTGAAGTGTTTTCAAAATGGGCTCAAATATTGCTTCAAGATTTTAATGAAATTGATAGGTACCTTATTCCTCAAGATAAAATATTTGATTATTTAGGTGCTATTCAAGAATTAAAACACTGGTCTCTTGAAACTGAAAAAACAGATTTTGTTAAAAATTATTTAGCATTCTGGAATAAACTTAATGCATATTACACTCATTTTACCAATCATTTATTAGAAAATAAATTAGGATATCAAGGATTAGTATACAGACAAGCAGAGGCTCATGTCAATACCTACATCAAAGAACATAAAATACAACATGTGTTTTTAGGATTCAATGCTTTAAACACTGCAGAGGAATCTATAATTCAACATATTCTAGAACATACAGATGCTTTAATTTATTGGGATATAGATAAAATGTTTTACGAGAACCCAGTTCATGATGCCGGACTATTTACAAGACAACATGCAAAAAAATGGAACTATTTTAAAACACATCCGTTTCATTGGGTTACCGAAAATTATAAAAATAATAAAACTATAAATGTAGTAGGTGTGCCTAAAAATATTGGGCAAGCCAAATATATAGGTAACATTCTTAAAACATTACAGACACCCGAAAATAAGTTAGAAAGTACGGCAATTGTTTTAGGTAATGAAGATCTGTTGCTACCTCTATTAAATTCTATACCAGAGTATATAAAGAAGCTTAATGTAACAATGGGGTTTCCTTTAAAATCCATTCCATTAGCATCTTTATTTGAGAGTCTGTTTAATTTGCATAAAAATAACCCTAAAGCATTTTATTATAAAGACGTTATTTCTATATTATCACATCAATTTATTCGCCTTTTATTATTAGATAATCAAATAGACCATGCGACTAAACTTATAGAAACTATTCAGTCTAATAACATAGTGTTTATTACCTCTTCAGAATTAATGGAGTTAAGTGATGTTTTTAAGCCTGTATTAACGCTGTTATTTGAATCTTGGGGGAATAGTGCAGCAAAAGCCTTAAGTAATTCTAAAGCGTTTATTTTAGTCTTAAAAAATCATTTAAATAAGTCCAAAGACGAACAGATATTAAGTTTAGAATATACTTATAAGTTTCATGAGCTTTTTAACGAGTTAGATCGCTTAAATACTACATACAATTATTTTCAATCTATAAGTTCATTACACCAAGTGTATAAAGAACTGCTAAGTAGCGAAACATTAGACTTTCAGGGTGAACCTCTTCAGGGGTTACAAATTATGGGAATGTTAGAATCTCGGGTTTTAGATTTTAAAACAGTAATTATTTCATCTGTTAATGAAGGGGTTTTGCCAGCAGGAAAGAGTAATAATTCCTTTATTCCTTTAGATGTAAAATTAGAAAATAAGTTGCCTACATTTAAAGAAAAAGACGCGGTCTATACGTATCACTTTTACCGTTTGCTACAACGTGCAGAACATGTATATATACTTTATAATACAGAGCCTGATGCATTAGCAGGAGGAGAGAAGAGTAGGTTTATTACACAATTGGAGTTAGAACATGTTCATACATTAAACCATGCTATAGCAACACCAACAGTAAATCTTGTAGAACATAAATTAAAAACAGTTTCTAAATCTCCTTTGGTTATACAACGCTTAAAGGAGATTGCCAAGCGTGGGTTTTCTCCATCTTCTCTTACAAGTTATATGAGGAATCCGATGGATTTCTATTTTCAAAAAGTATTAAAAATTAAGGAGTATGATGAGGTAGAAGAAACCGTAGCCGCCAATACACTAGGAACAGTGGTACATAATACTTTAGAAGATTTCTATAAGCCACTAGAAGGAATGCAATTAACGGTAGAACATATTACCGAAATGAAAACTAAAATAGCTACAACTGTATTGCATCATTTTAAAATGACCTATAATGAAGGTGATATTAGTACAGGTAAAAATCTAATTAGTTTTGAAATTGCTAAACGGTATGTGTTAAACTTTTTAAATGCAGAATTAAAAGCCATTAATGCAGGTAGAGTTATTAAAATTATTGCTATTGAGGCAGATTTTAAACAGGTAGAGATTAATATTCCAGAACTAGATTTTCCTATAACTATTGGAGGGAAAGTAGACCGTGTAGATGAATATGATGGTACCACACGTATTATAGATTATAAGACAGGGAAAGTAAGCCAATCACAAGTAGAAATTATAGATTGGGAGGAGCTTACAACAGATTATGATAAATATAGTAAACCATTTCAAATTCTTTGTTATGCGTATATGATGCAGTCTTTAGGGATATTACAATATCCAATAGAGGCCGGAATTGTTTCTTTTAAAAATTTAAATGCGGGGTTTTTAAAGTTTACTAAAAAAGATAAATCAGGAAAAGGAGCAACTAAAATAACTGCAATAGATCAACAAACAATTCAGTTATTTGAAGAGCAACTTAAGAGGCTAGTATTAGATATTTTTAATGAAAATATCGATTTTGAAGAGAAAGAAGTTAGTCACTAA
- the mtgA gene encoding monofunctional biosynthetic peptidoglycan transglycosylase — MKKVFRFLFKLLFWFVFSSFLVVFIYKYIPVYITPLMIIRSFETSENAMPKSWKHHWVSIDQISNAMQKAVICSEDQNFLKHNGVDFKAVEKAFTANKSGKRIRGGSTISQQTAKNIFLWPERSWLRKGLETYFTFIIELCWDKERILEVYLNSIEMGKGIYGCEAAAEYWFKTSASKLTAYQAAAIASILPNPRVYRANPASSYIQKRKVWIVKQMALFGPLQFNNQ; from the coding sequence ATGAAAAAAGTTTTTAGATTTCTTTTTAAGTTATTGTTTTGGTTTGTATTTAGTTCGTTTTTGGTCGTTTTTATATATAAATACATTCCAGTTTATATAACTCCACTCATGATTATTCGTAGTTTTGAAACTTCAGAAAACGCGATGCCAAAGTCATGGAAACACCATTGGGTATCTATAGATCAGATATCTAATGCCATGCAAAAGGCTGTGATTTGTAGTGAAGATCAGAATTTTTTAAAACATAATGGGGTCGATTTTAAAGCTGTAGAAAAAGCATTTACTGCAAATAAAAGCGGTAAGCGAATACGTGGCGGAAGCACAATTAGTCAGCAAACCGCAAAAAATATATTTCTATGGCCAGAGAGAAGTTGGTTACGTAAAGGTTTAGAAACGTATTTTACGTTTATTATTGAATTATGTTGGGATAAGGAACGTATTTTAGAGGTGTATTTAAATAGTATAGAAATGGGTAAAGGGATTTATGGCTGTGAAGCTGCTGCGGAGTATTGGTTTAAAACATCTGCCTCAAAATTAACTGCATATCAGGCTGCTGCGATAGCTTCAATTTTACCTAACCCTAGAGTTTATAGGGCCAATCCGGCGTCTTCGTATATTCAAAAACGAAAAGTGTGGATTGTAAAACAAATGGCACTTTTTGGTCCTTTACAATTTAATAACCAATAA
- a CDS encoding 3-oxoacyl-ACP synthase, which yields MNNTEIKQQLLKHCELFIEKRLANVQHNIAEVQDALTSETKSTAGDKHETGRAMLQLEREKFGVQLSEVNQVKQALSKIDVSKTSHTICLGSAVITDISNYFIAISAGQILVNNIIYFAIAPNTPIGKLLISKQAGEDVSFRNQKFKILNVF from the coding sequence ATGAATAATACCGAAATTAAACAACAGCTTTTAAAACATTGTGAGCTATTTATTGAAAAACGGTTGGCAAATGTGCAACATAATATAGCCGAAGTTCAAGACGCTTTAACGTCTGAAACTAAAAGTACTGCAGGGGATAAGCATGAAACAGGTCGTGCGATGTTACAATTAGAACGGGAGAAATTTGGTGTACAGCTCTCTGAAGTTAATCAAGTAAAACAAGCATTGTCTAAAATAGATGTTTCTAAAACATCACATACAATTTGCTTGGGAAGTGCTGTAATTACAGATATTTCTAACTATTTTATAGCAATTAGTGCTGGCCAAATTTTAGTAAATAATATAATTTATTTCGCTATAGCTCCCAATACGCCAATTGGTAAGCTTCTGATTTCAAAACAAGCAGGTGAAGATGTAAGTTTTAGAAATCAAAAATTTAAGATTTTAAACGTTTTTTAG
- a CDS encoding ABC transporter ATP-binding protein, whose amino-acid sequence MLQVQNISFGYDDKTILDHISFSVAPGEQLSIIGESGSGKSTILKLLYGTYDLPEGEILWKNQPILGPKYNLVIGYDFMKYVAQEFDLMPFITVKENIGKFLSNFYPEEKEQRAKELIALVDLVEFTDVKVKLLSGGQKQRVALARAIAKEPEIILLDEPFSHIDNFQKQTLRRNLFKYLKEKNISCVVATHDREDVLPYADHMIVLNNGKIIANNTPENLYKQPEKPLIASFFDEFNTMRASSLGINATSEPIFVYAHELQLTKSPALEVRVTQNYYRGHQYLVEAEYQSKAIFFYHNTALPPNTTVHLQLNVAAKKRLKS is encoded by the coding sequence ATGCTTCAAGTTCAAAATATATCATTTGGTTACGACGATAAAACCATTTTAGACCACATTTCTTTTTCTGTAGCACCAGGCGAACAACTGTCTATTATAGGAGAAAGTGGTTCTGGAAAAAGTACTATTTTAAAACTGCTTTACGGCACATATGATTTACCTGAAGGTGAAATCTTGTGGAAAAACCAACCTATTCTAGGTCCAAAATACAATTTGGTTATTGGGTATGATTTTATGAAATATGTCGCCCAAGAATTCGATTTAATGCCTTTTATTACTGTTAAAGAAAACATTGGAAAATTCCTATCTAATTTCTATCCAGAAGAAAAAGAACAACGCGCTAAAGAACTCATTGCTCTAGTTGATTTAGTAGAATTTACTGACGTAAAAGTAAAACTATTAAGTGGCGGACAAAAACAACGTGTTGCGCTAGCACGAGCTATTGCTAAAGAGCCTGAAATTATTTTGTTAGACGAGCCTTTTAGTCATATTGATAATTTTCAGAAACAAACCTTAAGGCGTAATCTCTTTAAATATTTAAAAGAAAAAAATATAAGTTGCGTAGTCGCTACCCACGACCGCGAAGATGTATTACCTTATGCAGACCATATGATTGTTTTAAACAACGGAAAAATAATTGCCAATAATACGCCTGAAAATTTATATAAACAGCCAGAAAAGCCTCTTATTGCATCTTTTTTTGACGAATTTAATACCATGAGAGCTTCGTCTTTAGGAATAAACGCTACCTCAGAACCCATTTTTGTATATGCTCATGAATTGCAACTCACAAAATCTCCTGCTCTAGAAGTACGCGTTACTCAAAATTATTATAGAGGACACCAATATTTAGTAGAAGCTGAATACCAATCTAAAGCTATTTTCTTTTACCATAACACAGCTCTTCCTCCAAATACTACTGTACACTTACAACTAAATGTAGCAGCTAAAAAACGTTTAAAATCTTAA